In a single window of the Caproicibacterium sp. BJN0003 genome:
- a CDS encoding stage III sporulation protein AE, protein MIAFFLMLLLLFLNTPQVMAEETGESVSEDLYQEQVEKSGANSLWGDLPDSTKELMNHLGAVNGDFRNIGKITPQEFFSMVFGLTGKEGSTPLKAAASSIAIMVLCAMVSALKLSVGTEEIGSAVGVVGALCVCVCVVEPLIYSIVAACAVIKTAAGFSLTTIPIMGGILLAGGQPVSAASWQILTAAAGNGVELISAQILAPAMRIFLAISIVSSLSPDLKLSGICQAFSKGVKWILGFLMTVFTSLLTMRQMISTSVDTGGNRAAKFVVSSFVPVVGSALSEAIHTVSGCVGILKSGVGAFVLLAEAIIFLPSLLSCLVWIILLSFCAGVGDIFDLKELSGLLRACASVMETLLAILICSLTVLTVSSVLLVIVGGGNTA, encoded by the coding sequence AGTGGAGCAAATAGCCTTTGGGGAGATCTTCCGGATTCCACAAAAGAGCTGATGAATCACTTGGGCGCAGTGAATGGGGATTTTCGGAATATCGGAAAGATTACGCCCCAAGAGTTTTTTTCGATGGTATTTGGGTTAACAGGCAAAGAGGGATCAACCCCCTTAAAAGCAGCAGCTTCTTCTATCGCAATTATGGTTCTGTGCGCAATGGTCAGCGCGCTGAAACTTTCGGTGGGAACAGAGGAAATTGGGAGTGCCGTTGGGGTAGTGGGGGCTCTTTGTGTTTGTGTTTGTGTGGTAGAACCGCTGATTTATTCGATCGTTGCTGCCTGTGCAGTAATTAAAACCGCGGCTGGATTTTCGCTAACAACGATTCCAATTATGGGAGGAATCCTTCTTGCAGGAGGACAACCGGTTTCTGCAGCGTCATGGCAGATTTTGACAGCAGCTGCCGGCAATGGAGTCGAATTGATTTCGGCACAAATCCTGGCGCCTGCTATGCGTATTTTTTTAGCAATCTCGATTGTTTCTTCCCTTTCACCAGACCTCAAACTTTCTGGAATCTGTCAGGCGTTTTCCAAAGGAGTCAAGTGGATTTTGGGGTTTCTGATGACGGTTTTTACGAGTCTTCTTACGATGCGCCAAATGATTTCTACTTCAGTAGATACCGGCGGAAACCGCGCCGCAAAATTTGTGGTCAGTAGCTTTGTACCGGTCGTGGGAAGCGCTTTGAGCGAAGCAATTCATACGGTCAGTGGGTGCGTTGGAATTTTAAAGTCCGGCGTAGGGGCTTTTGTATTGCTTGCAGAAGCAATCATTTTTTTGCCGTCGCTTCTCAGCTGCCTTGTTTGGATTATTCTGCTTAGCTTTTGTGCAGGGGTGGGTGACATTTTTGATTTGAAAGAACTTTCCGGTCTCTTAAGAGCTTGCGCTTCTGTGATGGAAACCCTTCTTGCAATCCTGATTTGTTCTTTGACCGTACTGACTGTTTCCAGTGTGCTTTTGGTAATCGTTGGAGGGGGAAATACTGCATGA
- the nusB gene encoding transcription antitermination factor NusB, with protein sequence MKRREAREQAFILVFQQNINHDSIDEIITDAEESEEFRVDPFAERESKGVELHLNEIDEIISRYTKSWKMNRLSKVCISLLRLCIYEMKWEEEIPVSVSINEAVDLAKKYGGAEDPKFLNGVLGSAAKELEQHD encoded by the coding sequence ATGAAACGACGCGAAGCGAGAGAACAGGCATTTATTCTGGTGTTTCAGCAAAATATCAATCATGACAGTATTGATGAGATTATCACAGATGCGGAAGAGTCAGAAGAATTTCGGGTGGATCCTTTTGCAGAGAGAGAATCAAAAGGGGTCGAATTACATCTTAATGAGATTGATGAGATCATTTCGCGCTATACGAAGAGCTGGAAGATGAATCGCCTTTCTAAAGTGTGCATTTCCCTTTTGCGGCTTTGTATTTATGAGATGAAATGGGAAGAAGAAATTCCGGTGAGCGTTTCGATCAACGAAGCGGTGGACCTTGCGAAAAAATATGGCGGTGCAGAAGATCCCAAATTTTTAAATGGGGTTTTGGGAAGCGCTGCAAAGGAATTGGAACAGCATGATTGA
- the xseB gene encoding exodeoxyribonuclease VII small subunit has translation MKSKMTFELAVSRLEEIVTSLQDSTVSLEESLKLYEEGAKLSKYCYETLEKAEQKVRTLTGEETTNEA, from the coding sequence ATGAAATCAAAAATGACGTTTGAATTGGCAGTTTCCCGGTTGGAAGAAATCGTAACTTCTTTGCAGGATTCTACAGTTTCTCTGGAAGAATCATTGAAGCTTTACGAAGAAGGAGCTAAACTCAGCAAATATTGTTATGAAACGCTGGAAAAAGCAGAACAGAAGGTTCGTACTTTGACCGGGGAGGAAACAACTAATGAAGCTTGA
- a CDS encoding stage III sporulation protein AF, whose amino-acid sequence MIESWAVGICLVAVASAMLQFLLPSGSTAKLVRLVMGALVLCVLIAPLKEVVPQVSEKLDHATSQKTPDSTLSKAVDDQYVEAAKSSIVGLVKSELKKKSLSCTDVSVLMDNSEDGSIHITKVIVTLPISESASKEDIQDFLTKSLGLETEVKTDGS is encoded by the coding sequence ATGATTGAATCATGGGCAGTTGGTATCTGCCTGGTGGCGGTGGCTTCTGCGATGCTGCAGTTTTTGCTGCCGAGCGGCTCTACGGCAAAATTAGTGCGCCTTGTCATGGGAGCGCTGGTCCTGTGTGTTTTGATTGCTCCGTTAAAGGAGGTCGTTCCACAAGTTTCCGAAAAATTGGATCATGCTACTTCTCAGAAAACGCCGGATTCAACACTTTCTAAGGCAGTGGATGATCAATATGTAGAAGCGGCCAAAAGCAGCATTGTGGGGCTTGTCAAGTCGGAACTCAAAAAAAAATCACTTAGCTGCACAGACGTGTCCGTTTTGATGGATAATAGCGAGGATGGAAGCATACACATTACCAAAGTTATCGTGACACTGCCAATATCGGAGTCTGCTTCCAAAGAGGATATCCAAGATTTTTTAACCAAATCTCTGGGACTCGAGACGGAGGTGAAAACAGATGGAAGCTGA
- the rplU gene encoding 50S ribosomal protein L21 → MFAIIETGGKQYKVQNDDVIFVEKLAAEDNTTVDFKVLAVETDDGLKVGTPYVEGSSVQGKVLKSGKGKKINIWTYKAKKHESRRMGHRQPYTKVQIEAINA, encoded by the coding sequence ATGTTTGCAATCATCGAAACCGGCGGCAAGCAGTATAAAGTACAGAATGATGATGTCATTTTTGTCGAGAAGCTTGCAGCAGAGGATAACACCACGGTCGACTTTAAGGTTCTGGCAGTCGAAACAGACGACGGCTTGAAGGTCGGCACTCCTTATGTGGAGGGTTCTTCCGTTCAGGGCAAAGTCCTTAAGAGCGGAAAAGGCAAGAAAATCAATATCTGGACCTATAAGGCTAAGAAGCATGAATCCCGTAGAATGGGTCATCGTCAGCCTTATACAAAAGTGCAGATCGAAGCCATTAATGCGTAA
- a CDS encoding ribosomal-processing cysteine protease Prp: protein MVVCDFLKDPKGELLGFLMEGHAGSGREDKGEEIVCAAVSSAAYLVVNTITDVLHAEAVVDTADGRCSLKLPSGRAYSSQPILEGFKLHMLGLEEQYPKRIKVRYQEV, encoded by the coding sequence ATGGTTGTCTGTGACTTCCTAAAAGATCCCAAGGGCGAATTGCTGGGATTCTTAATGGAAGGACATGCCGGTAGCGGCAGAGAAGATAAGGGCGAAGAAATTGTCTGTGCGGCAGTTTCCTCTGCAGCATATCTTGTTGTTAATACCATTACGGATGTTCTTCATGCAGAGGCAGTCGTCGATACGGCGGATGGCAGATGTTCCTTAAAGCTTCCGTCGGGGCGTGCTTATTCCAGTCAGCCAATTTTAGAGGGCTTTAAGCTCCATATGTTGGGGTTGGAGGAACAGTATCCGAAAAGAATTAAAGTCAGATATCAAGAGGTGTGA
- a CDS encoding SpoIIIAH-like family protein, protein MKMGKRQVILAALVVALGAAVYLNWQFAGGNTVQMAGTTASEKELGQAQLVNADPSTSSVADSSEEITTSSAASGSDSFTQARLTRQKARDQAVELLEKVTSDVSSSDDAKKEAVTQAAQIAQNIQQENNAENLIKAKGFNDCVVYLQNGTCNVVVSKGDKEMSEAVMLIKDIVVGQTGVTYDKIKIIESK, encoded by the coding sequence ATGAAAATGGGAAAACGTCAGGTGATTCTGGCAGCTTTAGTCGTAGCGTTAGGCGCGGCGGTTTATCTTAACTGGCAGTTTGCAGGGGGCAATACGGTGCAGATGGCCGGAACAACGGCTTCAGAAAAAGAATTGGGTCAGGCACAGCTTGTCAATGCAGATCCGAGCACTTCTTCGGTGGCTGATTCCTCTGAAGAAATAACGACTTCTTCTGCAGCTTCCGGCAGCGACAGTTTTACGCAGGCACGGCTTACCCGTCAGAAGGCAAGAGATCAGGCGGTAGAGCTTTTGGAAAAAGTCACATCGGATGTTTCTTCCAGTGACGATGCCAAAAAAGAAGCCGTAACGCAGGCGGCACAAATTGCACAAAATATTCAGCAGGAAAATAATGCTGAAAATTTAATTAAAGCAAAAGGGTTTAATGATTGCGTCGTATATTTGCAAAATGGCACCTGCAATGTGGTTGTCAGCAAAGGCGATAAGGAAATGTCCGAAGCTGTTATGCTGATCAAAGATATTGTTGTTGGTCAGACCGGCGTTACTTACGATAAAATTAAAATTATCGAGAGCAAATAA
- a CDS encoding RsmB/NOP family class I SAM-dependent RNA methyltransferase yields MELPQEFVERMKEQLQEEAPAFFDSYQKPPFRGIRINPPKCTLENLKKSLPFSLVQTPFSPLSYYVPDDQKIGSFPMYHAGAFYSQEPSASSAVTALSPQPGERILDLCAAPGGKSTQIGALLNGKGLLWSNEVVSSRVSILLSNIERMGIRNAVISNCEPEHLCTSLPGFFDRVLVDAPCSGEGMFRRDPRAIEEWSPEHVKSCAVRQLAILESAQKALTPGGILVYSTCTFSEEENEGVIEAFLKNHSEFELVDSGISGGRPALTKARRIYPMDGGEGHFAAKLKKSGEKAVESLFSEPKPIKVPNFVKKFWEDTFTIPMFGVPASVGDQFLLLPKVPLPILKGLNVRRAGILLGKERKGRLEPEHALFMTLTPENLQHCLVLSHDSPELKAFLRGEQILASDQLSGYAAVAVDGVITGFGKCSGGFLKNHYPKGLRVH; encoded by the coding sequence TTGGAATTGCCGCAGGAATTTGTGGAAAGAATGAAAGAGCAGCTACAAGAAGAGGCACCGGCTTTTTTTGATTCTTATCAGAAACCGCCTTTTCGTGGAATTCGAATCAATCCGCCCAAATGTACACTTGAAAATTTAAAAAAATCGCTTCCATTTTCACTTGTTCAAACACCATTTTCTCCTTTGAGTTATTATGTCCCGGATGATCAGAAAATTGGCAGTTTTCCAATGTATCATGCCGGTGCATTTTATTCACAGGAACCTTCTGCTTCGTCGGCTGTGACCGCTTTATCTCCTCAGCCTGGAGAACGAATTCTGGATTTATGTGCGGCACCGGGTGGAAAGAGTACACAAATCGGCGCGCTTTTAAATGGAAAGGGCCTTTTGTGGAGCAATGAGGTTGTATCCTCTCGCGTCTCAATTTTGCTTTCCAATATTGAGCGAATGGGAATTCGAAACGCAGTCATCAGTAACTGTGAGCCGGAACATCTTTGTACTTCTTTGCCGGGATTTTTTGATCGAGTGCTGGTAGATGCGCCTTGTTCCGGTGAAGGAATGTTTCGCAGAGATCCGCGTGCGATTGAGGAATGGAGTCCGGAACATGTAAAATCCTGTGCGGTCCGCCAACTTGCAATCCTTGAAAGTGCGCAGAAAGCTTTAACGCCCGGTGGGATTTTAGTTTATTCTACCTGTACTTTTTCAGAAGAGGAAAATGAGGGTGTCATTGAGGCATTTTTAAAAAATCATTCGGAATTTGAGCTGGTTGATTCTGGAATTTCCGGCGGACGTCCGGCACTTACAAAGGCTAGAAGAATTTATCCGATGGACGGAGGAGAAGGCCATTTTGCGGCGAAACTCAAAAAATCGGGAGAAAAAGCAGTAGAATCGCTTTTTTCAGAGCCAAAACCAATTAAAGTTCCGAATTTTGTCAAGAAATTTTGGGAGGATACTTTTACAATTCCGATGTTTGGAGTACCGGCTTCTGTTGGAGATCAGTTTTTATTATTACCCAAAGTGCCGCTGCCTATTTTAAAGGGATTAAATGTTAGAAGGGCCGGAATTCTGCTTGGTAAGGAACGAAAAGGCAGATTGGAACCCGAACATGCGCTTTTTATGACACTTACTCCGGAAAACTTGCAGCATTGTTTGGTGCTTTCTCATGATTCACCGGAGTTGAAGGCATTCTTGCGTGGGGAGCAGATTTTGGCTTCAGATCAGCTTTCCGGATATGCGGCAGTAGCAGTTGACGGCGTTATTACCGGCTTTGGAAAATGTTCCGGTGGGTTTCTAAAGAATCATTACCCTAAAGGACTGCGGGTTCATTAA
- a CDS encoding stage III sporulation protein AG, translating to MEAEKKDFFKRLMEHDFSRKMVLILAFAGIALIFLSSVFGKTGKETQQSVQTAASAVSSQESNQDYTAQMEQRLSELISQISGAGTPHVLVTLEQGTAQVYATEEKKTTQKAQDSSGSRNTDNSSLETKYILVKDANGNEHPVEITQQQPKIQGVVVTCPGADNPAVQEKIISAVTTAVGISSARVCVVRSDS from the coding sequence ATGGAAGCTGAAAAGAAGGATTTTTTTAAAAGACTGATGGAGCACGATTTCAGCCGAAAAATGGTTTTGATTCTTGCGTTTGCGGGAATTGCACTGATTTTTCTTAGCTCTGTTTTCGGAAAAACCGGAAAAGAAACACAGCAGTCTGTACAGACCGCCGCCTCTGCGGTTTCTTCCCAGGAGAGCAATCAGGATTATACAGCGCAGATGGAGCAGCGCTTGAGTGAACTGATTTCTCAGATTTCGGGCGCCGGAACGCCGCATGTTTTGGTGACCCTGGAGCAGGGAACGGCGCAGGTCTATGCAACAGAAGAGAAAAAGACAACCCAGAAGGCTCAGGATTCTTCCGGAAGCAGAAATACTGATAATAGCAGCCTTGAAACGAAATATATTCTTGTAAAAGACGCAAATGGGAATGAGCATCCAGTGGAAATTACGCAGCAGCAGCCGAAAATTCAAGGCGTTGTTGTTACTTGCCCAGGCGCTGATAATCCTGCTGTACAGGAGAAAATCATTTCTGCAGTAACAACAGCGGTAGGAATTAGTTCTGCCAGAGTCTGTGTGGTGCGTTCTGATTCCTGA
- a CDS encoding peptidase M22 has protein sequence MIECLGIDTSNYTTSAALWNPVDGVRQQKKLLPVKPGTLGLRQSDAVFHHTQQLPEILEKLMSTPHGEIGAVGVSSRPRAVDGSYMPCFTVGEGIGRMLSVVLNVPLFKWSHQQGHIAAALYSSGRLDLIGKEFYAFHVSGGTTEALHVLPDPEIPMELAAHSLDLKAGQAIDRVGGLLGLPFPAGPQLEKLAQQSKKAFKVHVPMKGCDCSLSGVENQYQKMLREGVEKEDIAKYCLSFILEALCNMTEALLKERPGLPLVFAGGVMSNAFLKEGISKKYQAFFAEPVFSADNAAGIAVLTALREGML, from the coding sequence ATGATTGAGTGTTTGGGAATTGATACCAGTAATTATACGACCTCTGCGGCGCTTTGGAATCCGGTAGATGGAGTAAGACAGCAGAAAAAGCTTCTCCCCGTAAAACCGGGAACACTTGGTTTGCGTCAAAGTGATGCGGTTTTCCATCATACGCAGCAGCTGCCGGAAATCTTGGAAAAGCTAATGTCTACTCCTCATGGAGAAATTGGTGCTGTTGGCGTTTCTTCCCGGCCGAGAGCGGTAGATGGCAGCTATATGCCTTGCTTTACCGTAGGGGAAGGAATTGGCAGAATGCTATCGGTGGTACTCAATGTTCCGCTTTTTAAATGGTCTCATCAGCAGGGGCATATTGCTGCGGCTCTCTATTCTTCCGGGCGTCTTGATCTGATCGGAAAAGAATTTTATGCCTTTCATGTATCGGGTGGAACAACAGAAGCACTCCATGTGCTTCCAGATCCGGAAATTCCCATGGAACTTGCGGCACATTCGTTGGATCTAAAAGCTGGACAAGCAATCGATCGCGTAGGCGGCCTTTTGGGACTTCCATTTCCGGCAGGACCGCAGCTCGAAAAGCTTGCGCAGCAGTCAAAAAAAGCCTTTAAAGTCCATGTGCCGATGAAAGGCTGCGACTGTTCGCTTTCCGGAGTCGAAAATCAGTATCAGAAAATGCTGCGGGAAGGCGTGGAAAAAGAAGATATCGCAAAATATTGCTTGTCCTTTATTTTGGAAGCACTGTGCAATATGACAGAAGCACTGCTCAAAGAGCGACCTGGGCTCCCTCTGGTATTTGCGGGAGGTGTGATGTCCAACGCTTTTCTAAAAGAGGGTATCTCTAAAAAGTATCAGGCTTTTTTTGCAGAACCGGTCTTTTCTGCGGATAATGCAGCGGGAATTGCAGTATTGACTGCCCTGCGGGAGGGAATGCTATGA
- the xseA gene encoding exodeoxyribonuclease VII large subunit, which produces MSAHTNVLTVTQLNTYVKSILEGDRNLQVVYVQGEISNFTDHYRSGHLYFSLKDSGGVIKAVMFAGNARRLRFKPEDGMKVLACGRVSLYEVTGQYQFYVNELQPVGAGALAIAFEQLKSRLEKEGLFAEERKKALPRCPERIGVVTSPTGAAVRDILNILSRRWPLSEVVLCPVLVQGEEAAPQIAEAIARFNREKAADVLIVGRGGGSIEDLWAFNEECVARAVAESKIPVISAVGHETDFTICDFVADLRAPTPSAAAELAVPDRGEVLRNLLHTDEILRNSLQNRMNLERQKLDRVTMALGESLNQPLEKNRQKLSRLMAQLDALSPLKVLSRGYAVVKKEDGAVLENASEAVPDEILHLRLKNGALKCRVLEQEQV; this is translated from the coding sequence ATGAGTGCACATACCAATGTTTTGACAGTTACTCAGCTCAACACTTATGTCAAATCCATTTTGGAAGGCGACCGCAATCTGCAGGTCGTTTACGTGCAGGGCGAAATCTCTAATTTTACCGATCATTATCGTTCCGGTCATCTTTACTTTTCTCTCAAAGATTCAGGTGGTGTAATTAAGGCGGTGATGTTTGCAGGGAATGCCCGCAGGCTTCGCTTTAAGCCGGAAGACGGAATGAAGGTACTGGCCTGCGGAAGAGTTTCTCTTTATGAAGTGACCGGTCAGTATCAATTTTATGTGAATGAATTGCAGCCCGTAGGAGCCGGTGCTTTGGCAATCGCTTTTGAACAGCTGAAAAGCCGATTGGAGAAAGAAGGGCTTTTTGCAGAAGAACGCAAAAAAGCACTTCCAAGATGTCCGGAAAGAATTGGTGTTGTTACTTCTCCCACCGGAGCGGCAGTCCGTGATATTTTAAATATTCTTTCCCGCAGATGGCCTTTAAGCGAAGTGGTTCTTTGCCCTGTATTGGTGCAGGGGGAAGAGGCGGCACCGCAGATTGCAGAGGCGATTGCGCGTTTTAACCGCGAAAAAGCCGCCGATGTTTTGATTGTCGGAAGAGGCGGCGGCAGTATCGAAGATCTCTGGGCTTTTAACGAAGAGTGCGTGGCGCGAGCGGTGGCAGAATCAAAAATTCCAGTTATTTCGGCGGTTGGCCATGAAACGGATTTTACGATTTGCGATTTTGTAGCGGATTTGCGTGCACCAACTCCCAGTGCCGCTGCGGAACTGGCGGTGCCGGATCGCGGAGAAGTGCTGAGAAATCTTTTGCATACAGATGAGATCCTCAGAAATTCTTTGCAGAATCGTATGAATCTTGAACGGCAGAAGTTAGACCGGGTAACAATGGCATTGGGAGAATCACTCAATCAGCCTTTGGAAAAAAATCGTCAAAAGCTTTCAAGGCTGATGGCACAGCTCGATGCACTAAGTCCTTTAAAGGTGCTTAGCCGCGGATATGCGGTCGTCAAGAAAGAAGATGGTGCCGTTTTGGAGAATGCTTCAGAGGCGGTACCGGACGAAATCCTTCATCTCAGACTGAAAAACGGGGCACTTAAGTGCCGCGTTTTGGAACAGGAGCAAGTATGA
- the obgE gene encoding GTPase ObgE: MFIDNAKIHLKAGDGGNGAVTFRREKYVAAGGPDGGDGGKGGNIAFLADDNLSTLADFRYKRKYVAQNGENGRAKRCFGKSGEDLVIRVPRGTLIKDVGSGRILADISDVEAQVVLHGGRGGWGNTHFATPTRQVPRFAKPGTPGEEMDVQLELKLLADVGLVGYPNVGKSTLVSVVSEAKPNIANYHFTTLTPVLGVVRIGEGRSFVMADIPGLIEGAWKGAGLGHQFLRHVERCRMLVHVVDVSGSEGRDPKQDFDTINQELEKFDPELAKRPMIVAGNKCDMASDEQIADFKAFVEQKGYSFFPIMAAIRYGVDPLLNKISEMLSKLPPIRRYEPQPAPIIPPEELGQGEVQIKKEDNIFFVEGKWLLQVIRSVNFDDYESVQYFQRVLIETGVIDKLREAGIQEGDTVSIYDIQFDFIE; the protein is encoded by the coding sequence ATGTTTATAGACAATGCCAAAATTCATTTAAAAGCGGGAGACGGCGGTAATGGAGCCGTAACTTTTCGTCGGGAAAAGTATGTGGCAGCGGGTGGCCCGGATGGAGGAGACGGCGGCAAGGGAGGAAATATTGCTTTCTTGGCAGACGACAATCTTTCCACACTGGCTGATTTTCGTTACAAACGCAAATATGTGGCCCAAAATGGAGAAAACGGGCGTGCAAAGCGTTGCTTTGGAAAAAGCGGTGAAGATCTGGTGATCCGAGTTCCCCGCGGAACCCTGATCAAAGATGTAGGAAGTGGACGTATTTTAGCGGATATTTCAGATGTAGAGGCCCAGGTCGTACTTCACGGCGGACGCGGAGGATGGGGAAATACCCATTTTGCAACACCGACAAGACAGGTCCCACGCTTTGCAAAACCGGGAACGCCCGGCGAAGAGATGGATGTTCAGCTGGAGCTTAAACTTCTTGCAGATGTGGGATTAGTCGGCTATCCAAATGTCGGAAAAAGTACACTTGTCAGTGTTGTCAGTGAGGCAAAGCCGAATATTGCAAACTATCACTTTACAACTCTTACTCCAGTCTTGGGGGTTGTCCGTATAGGAGAAGGACGTTCCTTTGTCATGGCGGATATTCCTGGCCTGATTGAAGGCGCTTGGAAGGGCGCCGGACTTGGACATCAGTTTTTGCGTCATGTAGAGCGTTGCCGTATGCTTGTTCATGTGGTGGACGTTTCCGGCAGTGAGGGAAGAGATCCAAAGCAGGATTTTGACACGATCAATCAGGAACTTGAAAAATTTGATCCAGAGCTTGCAAAACGGCCAATGATTGTGGCAGGCAATAAATGTGATATGGCGAGCGATGAACAAATCGCAGACTTTAAAGCTTTTGTAGAGCAAAAAGGATATTCATTTTTCCCGATCATGGCGGCAATTCGATATGGAGTAGATCCACTGCTCAATAAGATCAGCGAAATGCTGTCGAAACTTCCGCCCATTCGGCGATATGAGCCACAGCCGGCGCCGATTATCCCACCAGAAGAATTGGGACAGGGAGAAGTTCAGATTAAGAAAGAAGACAATATTTTCTTTGTAGAAGGAAAATGGCTGTTGCAGGTGATCCGTTCTGTCAATTTCGATGATTATGAATCTGTTCAGTATTTTCAGCGTGTGCTGATTGAAACTGGTGTGATCGATAAGCTGAGGGAAGCTGGAATCCAAGAAGGGGATACAGTCAGTATCTATGATATTCAATTTGACTTTATTGAATGA
- a CDS encoding Mini-ribonuclease 3, with the protein MDRFLAETDCDPKSYSPLTLAFIGDGVFELFVRERLVLQGNCPVKELHKHAVKQVQAAAQAMVVPKLEPILSEEEISVLKRGRNAHVGHVPKNASVADYHAATALESLFGYLYLKGDLKRLQELFREICEIQMQNIEKTDV; encoded by the coding sequence ATGGATCGTTTTCTTGCGGAAACAGATTGTGACCCCAAAAGCTATAGTCCGTTGACACTAGCATTTATCGGAGACGGTGTTTTTGAACTTTTTGTTCGAGAGCGTTTGGTGCTTCAAGGGAATTGCCCTGTAAAAGAATTGCATAAACATGCAGTTAAACAGGTACAGGCGGCAGCACAGGCAATGGTGGTTCCAAAACTAGAACCAATTTTGTCGGAAGAAGAAATATCAGTGCTAAAACGTGGGCGCAATGCCCATGTAGGGCATGTACCTAAAAATGCGTCGGTAGCAGACTATCATGCAGCAACAGCATTGGAATCCCTTTTTGGATATTTATACTTAAAAGGTGATTTAAAACGTCTGCAGGAACTTTTTCGGGAAATCTGCGAAATTCAAATGCAGAACATTGAAAAAACAGATGTCTAA
- a CDS encoding polyprenyl synthetase family protein, whose translation MKLEFDLKLKKLCKLIDQALEVYVPEETGLIANLTESMRYSLLAGGKRLRPILVLEFCGICKGEPEKALPFACALEMVHTYSLIHDDLPCMDDDDLRRGRASNHKVYGEDIALLSGDALLTKAFEVMLAPDSVALAGASHAAEAAGILARAAGDHGMVGGQVIDLESEGHEIDLKTLQIMDANKTGALIRAAAGMGCALAGASEEMRKAADDYTKAIGLAFQIQDDILDVEGDTKSLGKPVGSDAENEKSTYVSILGISKAQQMVKDLTEKAVSALEPFGERAEFLKALAENLSERKH comes from the coding sequence ATGAAGCTTGAGTTTGATTTAAAATTAAAGAAGCTCTGTAAATTAATCGATCAAGCGCTGGAGGTTTACGTTCCGGAAGAGACGGGATTGATTGCAAATTTGACGGAATCCATGCGGTATAGCCTTTTGGCAGGTGGAAAACGTCTTCGTCCGATTCTGGTGCTGGAGTTTTGCGGAATCTGCAAAGGGGAGCCTGAAAAGGCGCTGCCGTTTGCCTGTGCGCTGGAGATGGTGCATACCTATTCTTTGATTCATGATGATCTTCCCTGTATGGATGATGATGATTTACGCCGTGGCAGAGCCTCCAATCATAAAGTGTATGGGGAAGATATTGCGCTTCTTTCCGGAGATGCCCTGCTCACAAAGGCATTTGAAGTGATGCTGGCACCGGATTCTGTTGCTTTGGCGGGTGCGTCCCATGCAGCGGAGGCCGCAGGCATTTTAGCTAGGGCTGCAGGTGATCATGGAATGGTTGGCGGTCAGGTGATCGATCTTGAGAGCGAAGGGCATGAAATCGATCTTAAGACTCTTCAGATTATGGATGCCAATAAGACCGGTGCATTGATTCGTGCGGCGGCAGGGATGGGATGTGCACTTGCCGGAGCCTCAGAAGAAATGCGGAAAGCTGCCGATGATTATACGAAGGCGATCGGCCTTGCATTTCAGATCCAGGATGATATTCTGGATGTGGAAGGCGATACAAAATCCCTCGGAAAACCTGTGGGAAGCGATGCTGAGAATGAAAAAAGCACTTATGTTTCGATTCTGGGCATTTCGAAAGCACAGCAGATGGTAAAAGATCTTACAGAAAAAGCGGTTTCTGCATTGGAACCATTTGGAGAGCGTGCGGAGTTTTTGAAAGCACTTGCTGAGAATCTTTCAGAGAGAAAGCATTAA
- the rpmA gene encoding 50S ribosomal protein L27, whose translation MLKINIQLFAHKKGMGSTKNGRDSESKRLGVKRADGQYVLAGNILVKQRGTHIHPGENVGIGSDDTLYAKISGNVKFEHYGADRKKVSVYAAEQ comes from the coding sequence ATGTTAAAGATTAACATTCAATTGTTTGCTCATAAAAAAGGTATGGGCTCCACAAAGAACGGCCGTGATTCCGAGTCTAAGCGCCTCGGTGTCAAGCGTGCGGATGGTCAGTATGTCCTGGCCGGAAACATTTTGGTAAAGCAGCGCGGCACTCATATTCATCCCGGTGAGAATGTGGGCATCGGTTCAGATGATACGCTTTATGCAAAGATCAGCGGCAACGTAAAGTTTGAGCATTATGGCGCAGACCGCAAAAAGGTCAGCGTATATGCTGCAGAGCAATAA